The window acaaaaacttcagctctagaactgaagttcgccagttacaaacaaaaacttcgccagttacaaaacaaaagcacaaaaacaaaaacttcagctctagagctgaagttcacgagttacaaaacaaaaacttcagctctagagctgaagttcgccagttacaaaacaaaaacttcagctctagagctgaacttcaggcccggctactagaatgctgaagttttgcgtgattgcctttgttACTTCAGCcctgtatgctgaagttatgcgaaaaagcgggtacgcttgcaattttttttgtaaagcggacacaagttaaaacgtgacacaaaaagcgggtatagatacaAATGTCCCTTTTAAGCGAGGGGTTCATAATAGGAGTTCAAAGTGCGCgagtcaaactatttaattctcATTATTAATTGAACATAAAATCTTCTACTGTTTAATAAAATTTACCTTCTtagaaatgcataaaaaatactTTAAATTACGATATTTAATATTTGGATAATTTCGAATAAAGAAAAACGTCTTCCAAATGGCAGTAGTGCTACATAATGTGGAACAGAAGGAATACAACATCTTCAATGTGGTTAAGATGTTTGCTTAAGCTCCATTAAAGCTCCTGTTAATTCAGTCAGTAGATACTGTTTGCCGGAGTCTCAAGAGCTATTATTAGCTACTACGTAATAAAATAGTAAACAGAGATATAAAAGGGTCTTGTTATGAGCTCTTTAACATTTCTCAATTTTGAACTCCAATTATTCTAAAGCGGCAGTAACAAGACCCTATCAAAGGACTGTCACCAATGGACTGTCTATGAGGCCACCAAATACTCGCTGGAAATAATACACTAGTACAGCACGGCCAATATCCTTTCAAGGTTTATCCTTGCTCTATCTGTTCCACCAAAAAGTTTTAGGCcctttttgttaaattaatttaataagaaGATAGAGGATAAATCTCATTCGGAAAAAAGGGTCTGATCTATCCCTGTACTATGGCAAATTGTTTAAAATTGTCCCCCGTTATACTATTGGGCCATAAAAGTCCGTGCCGTCCAACTATCCTAACAAATCTGCCCTTAGTTAGACGGAGGTGCCACGTGGCATCCATCCGTGCCTGTTTTAAATCTGGGCACATAAGAGACGACCCGCTCCATGAAACCCACCAACCCAAATAACGCGACCCGCCATTTACAAACCAAATAATACCCATTTCGTCCATTTCATTTTTCCCGTTTCATTTTCTTCTCTCACTAACTATCTAGAACATGAAAATTCTCTCACAACTTTGTTGATAACCGATTTGAAGTGAAGAAATTCCATAAAGGTAATACTTTCCTCCATGAAAATCATTCGTCTTTGCTATATTATTCATGTTAGTATTGcaattttttagttttcttttcgtATTTTAGGGTTTTTATGTTAGGGTTTCGATTTCTTAGATTTCATCTACATCTAACTCAAGTTTCTGAAATTTCATTGATATATCCTTATTTCTTGTCAGTTGCTAGTGTTTGCATGCATGGTTTAcgccttttttctttatttattgttgggTTTTGTGGGATTAAGTCCTGATTCTTTGTTTTGTGGGATTTTGTGGGGTTATGTGAGGTTTGTTTGTTTGTCCTTTTCCACAAAAGTATATTTATGTTGTCTAAAGATTCTGCATTGTTCCTTTGTTTATTAACAATGATGGTCCCCAATTATGTGGTCATTTGATTAAAGTATTCGGGTATGTTGGATTTTCTTTAGGGAGGGACCTCTtgtcataaaaaaatatttctttttggcATTAATTATTCCTTCCCACTATTGATTTTtacattaattatatttttttctattgTGTTTTATTGGTTGTTGGAGATGGTGTTACTGAGCCTCAAGTTGTCTACACAGGAAAATTGGTGAAGACTTGGACAGGTTATGACTCCGACTTACTTTCAGACATAGACATAGTCAATGAATTCACAAATATGCTAGGATTTTTAGGGGTTCAACAACTTATAGTTGATGCCCCATCTGGTAAATTTTATGTGATTGAGGGGGATGATGGTGTTAGACATTTACAAAGGTTATTATGCAATGAATTCAATGTAGTGAACCTATATGGTATAGATGAATGTGAGCCCCATATTTACTCTATTCCCAATATTGTACAATATGAAGAAGAATCTAATAAAATAGTGGATGATGTTGGTATTGATTGTAGCTTAAGTGATGTATGATCTGACTCTAGTACTAATTCTGAAGGATACAATTCTGAAGAATTAGAAGCACTTAaagcacaaaagaaaaggaaaataaatgaaaaactTAGTGACTGCAAAGAGTTATGCAAAGGTATGTCCTGAAGCTAGGAAGTGTCTGAAGTTATATTCTCTGGCTAACAAGAAAAGATTAAAATTGGAGAAGAGTGACCTAGAAAGGCTTAGGTATAGTTGTGATATTGTTGGTTGTCCCTGTGTGTGCTTAATATCAAAAGAAAAGTTGGTGGGGTTAAAATCAAGACTTTATCTACTGAACATGATTGTGGCACTGCATTTGATAACAAGACTGTTGATTTTAGTACCATTGCACAATATTTCAAGCAGAAGTTAAAGGATAATCCTAAGTAGAAGGTTAGGGAGATGATGTTAGATTTGAAGAGAAACTTTGAGCTAAATGTTAGTCATGTGAAGTGCAAGAGGGCAAAGAGGATGGTATTGGAGTTACTAGATGGTAGTTTTTCAGATGAGTACAATAAACTAGAAGCTTATGCCAATGAATTGAGGGGAAGTAACCCTAGTAGTGATGTGGTTGTTACACTTTCAAAGAGTACACttgaagaaggaagaagaaggtTCTTGAGAATGCATATGTGTTTTCATGCTTTGAAGATGGGTTTCAATCTAGGATTGAGACCTTTTATTGGTTTGGATGGTACATTTTTGAAGGGCAAAGCCAAAGGCCAACTGTTAGTGGCAGTTGGACAGGATTCATAGAATCATTTTTATCCTTTGGCATGGGCAGTTGTTGAAAAGGAGAACAAAAATACTTGGAATTGGTTCCTACAACTGCTGCAATCTTCTTTGGACCTCAAGGAAGGGGAAAGAATCACCTTCATGTCAGATATGCAAAAGGTGAAGTTTTCTGAAATTTCGGATCTGTTATTCAATCTTCTAATTACTTTTTACTTGATAATCAATTCTGAACATCTTTGTTTGTTCTGCAAGGACTGCTTGATGCAGTCAAAACAGTCCTTCCCCAAGCACATCACAGGTATTATGTTAGACATATTAAGCCTAACTGGTACAAACAGTACAATACTGCGGAAAACAAGAATGCATGGACAACACTGGATTGTGGATGCAAGGGATAAGCCTATAATCAAGATGCCAGATGACATCATAATCAAGACCATGAACTTGTTAAGAGAACATGTAGAAGAAGTTAGGAGCTGGAGACATGATTTCAGTCTAAAATGTAAGGACTTGTACAATGAGTACCTGCAGATTGCACAAACTGTGTGTGAAGTAAATACAAATGGTCAAAATGGCTATGAAGTAACAGAAGGATCTGATAAGCATTGTGTTAATTTGGTTGTGAAGAAGTGCACTTGTAGGTCATGGGACCTTATAGGAATCCCATGTCCACATGCTATTAGAGCTATACTTCATGACTCTGGTGATCCAATCACTGAAATCAACTGGTGGTATAGCAAGGAGGCATTTTTGCTGACTTATAGGCACAAAATACAACATGTCAAGGGAGAAAAGGTTTGGAAGATTGAACCATCTCAAGCAATGGAGCCTCCAGAGCTTGTGAAATTGGTTGGTAGACCTAAGGTTAAGAGAGATAGGCAGAAGGATGAGGCAGTTAAAAAATAAGGAGTGTGGTCACAGTCCAGAAAAGGAAGAATCATGACTTGTAGCAAATATGGAGAAACAACTCATAATGCAAGGACTTGTGATCAGGTAATTATTTTACATTAACTTCAAAGTATTAAATACTAGACATGAAGAATATTTCTAACTTGTCTTTTTAACTATTTTAATCAAGGGAAAGAAGCAAAGTAAGAGAGGAAAAGTTGAGCAGGCTGCTGCCACAACTGAACAGGCTACCACCAGTTCAGCACCTGCTACCACAACTGAGCAGGCTTCCACAACTTAGCAGGCTACCACCAGTTCAACACCCGCTGCAAAAAGAATCAAAAGGAAAGCAATAGAGGAAGAGCCAAGTTGTTTGATAGAACATGAAACTGAACCTCAAGTTGAAAATGATATCAACTGTTCAACACCTCAAGCCACTCAACCAAGTCAGGACAGTGGGCTTAGGTTCATGCCTACACCTGGAAGAATACTTAGGTCAAGAGTTAGACATGAAGAAGATGTTGTGCTTAGGCCAAGAGTTATATTAGAAGTAACTACAAGGCTTAGGATGAGACAACAGGTACAAATACCAGCTGGAATAAGGTCAATCAACTTCACAGGTGATCATAGTGGTGTTAGTGTACCAACAGATCTGCCATATTCAACCCCAACATTATAGTGGAAGGGGAAGGATGTTGTAACTGCAAATCAGTTGGAAAAACAAGGGCAAGAAGGAATTGGGAATCTGAAATCAAGGAGAAAAAAACTGAAGACAAAAGTATAATTTTTTTGTTGTATGGGATGTATTTACTTCAAACTTATAGACAGTTGTGTCCCTTTTAGTATACTGTAATTTCAGTTTTTTGGTGCTATTTTGGTGATGTAACTACTGGAGTTACTGTCTTCTTTGGTGATGTAATTACAATTATTTGGTGCTATTTTTTGTGCGGTTTTAGTGATGTAATTACAATTATTTGGTGCTGTTTTAGTGATGTAACTACTGGAAATACTGAATTTTTGGTGAGTTAATTACATTTTCTTGGTGCTGTTTCAGAAAATTACTACTGGAACTACTGTGTTTTTGGTGATGTAATTACAGTTTCTTagtgttgtttttggtgttgttttagtGATGTAACTACTGGAGTTACTATGTTTTTTGTTATgtaatttcagtttttttagtGCTATTTTTGGTGTTGTACTATGTTGTAAGCATTTGTGTTTGGTGAAGTTTATGTTTTTGGTGATCTATGTTTTCAAACTAAGTTCTAGTGCTTAAAAAGGGACCATATGCCATAAAACAATTCAAACTAAATTCAAACAATTGACAAGTCAGTAGATAGAACATCAAAACACTAGTACTTGGAAACATAGAACATCAAAACACTATTACTTGGAAACAAACATTAACAATTGATGTAATTATTTTACAATGACAAAAAAACTCTAGTAATTAGGAACATACATTAACAAGTGAAATATGGACCATATGCCATCTTCAGCAAACCCAATTTACTTCATCCACATTGTCGCAACAAAACCAACAAAAAGTGCAACTGAAATTCAAATAAACATCTCCATCTTAACCACTTTATCTTCGATTTCCCTTACTTTGTTCACTTCAACATTTTTTgcaacctccaaatcttcaactttttccaacaacttgtcTCTTTCTATCTTGCACGACTCCAATAATTGCTTCAACATATTGATTGTAACATTAGCAGCATCTAATTTACACTGCAACTTATTGATTTCTACCAAATCTCTATCCAAAAAAGGTTCGTCTTGCCATTCCCAATATCCACACGACTCATTCTAGCGAAAATGAACAATAATTAGGTTAGAAGGAATAAAACTTCAATTTTTGTACAAACAATTAACAAACTTACTTCAGGTTTTGCACATTTATAGAATCTTCTTCTGGAATTTTGAGGTGTGGTCGATCAAAAGTGCTTGGCAATCTCTCCACAATGGCACATCCTCTTTGATGTAGCACTAGACTCCGACATCTATGATGAAATTTATTGAAATGGGTTGTCTTGATGGAGCTAATAACATAGAGGGTTTGATGGAGATGGCAGCAGGAGTATAAAATAGGGTTGGGGTTTAATTTGGGTTATAAATCGTTGGCCAGTGGCTTTGGTGTATTATTTGGGTTGGCGGGTTTCATGGAGCGGGTCGTCTCTTATGTGCCCAGATTTAAAACAGGCATGGATGGATACCACGTGGCACCTCCGTCTAACTAAGGGCAGATTTGTTAGGATAGTTGGACGGCATGGACTTTTATGGTCCAATAGTATAACTGGGGATAATTTTAAACAATTTACCATAGTACAGGGATAAATCAGACCCTTTTCCGTTTCCGATAATCATTTCTAGATCAGGAACCACAAACATGTATAAACTATTATAGTTTAGTGTGAAAGGCCAATATAGTCCCGCTCGTACTCCACAATATAATGAAATATGGAAATTTACATAATATCAAGTGGAAAAGAGAAATAGCAACAGAAACGATTCACCCGACTGTGGGCTAGACAGATTTGTATTTTCTTGAGAAGGTCGAATTACAGATGAATACCAAGATCTAAGCTCTTTTATCCTTTTGGAGATGGATCTGAGGTCATGGACTATCGTTCCTCTCCGAAAGGTGTGTTCTTCTTGGATCTTTTTACTGCCCCCTCCCCTCGTTACTCTCTCTCCTAGTATTTATATAAAACACTTGTATTATGCATTGGTCCTTAACCAGTGTACCCCCTCTTTATTGAATATCATGTGGAATAGTCCTTTAAAATTGCTAAGTGTCGAACCAGCCGTACGAGCCTCATGAGTGCTCGACTTCAGCCATAGCCAGACTGTTTGCCGGTGTGTTGCATCCTAAACGTGACTTCGACTTGGCTGACCCCAGGCCATTCTCCCTTAAGTAGACTTCTTTtgatcagattttgacccatacagttagtctctCCACCTATCGAGGTCGTCTTCAGACGAGCTTGATGGGCGGACCCCGCCGATTTGCGAGTTGAGAAATTTGAGCATCTTGGTCGAGGTGCGAACCCTTGATGGTGAGATAATAATGTGACTCTTTGAGAACTAATCATGACTGTTACGTCAGTTTCCAATGACATCAATTTGTCATGCGTCATTATGGTGTACGTTTCCAATCCGTTACGTCATTACCTATTCCTCTTCCGTTCTGGAGTTAATGTGGTGGCATTTGGTTTTCCCGCTCGAGATGCCTGTGTTCTTGTAAATAGAGAAGAAAATGTCTTATTTGGGTTACTAAGTTTCTTAATCCTTTGAACAGCTTCAAGTTTTACCTTCTACTTCTTCCGATTCTTGCGTTTCCATCTCCTTTCCTATAAAGTTTCCTGTCGTTATTACCCTTTTCTTCTCAGCACTCCTCATCTACGCAACCAACAAGGAGATGGCTAGTGCATCCTCTAACTCTGATAGAGCCGTCAACGTCGCTGCATCGGGAATTGATATACCCTTTCATGAAGAAGGGGTAGTCATGCGGAAGATGAGAATTTCCCTACTATGGATGAAATAAATCCACGTTCGGGGAAGACCAGGACTGATTTCAAGAACTTTCCTGGTGGTGAGCCTGAACCCGTTGTTTCCCAAATGGATGTTGTGGCACTCGATGCACTTAAGGCTAAATGGAGGATTCCTGACTACGTCGAACTCATACCTGCGGGCAACTACGTAGTGCAAATACATTGCCCAGGGTATTGCACATTATATGCGTACCCATTCGTCATTGGTAACCACTTCCCTTTCTTTCCCTGGCTGAGGACTTCTATCGCTATTATGGGGTGTTCCCGGCTCAGCTCTCTCCATATATATACAAGATCTTCCTCATGCTTACCAAGTACGCGGAACTGGCCGGCCGGGGGATATCTCTCTGTCACTTGCTTCACCTAGTTTTTACAGGGGTACTATGATACATCTTCATCATCGCGAGACCAAGggcttggtggtgaagatggatgataagACCAATCACCACTTTTGGGAGAACTTCTTCTTTGTGAGGATGGAGCACGTGGTGTCAAATCCTAACTGGTTTCTTGAGGAGTGGAATTATGCCCGCAAGGTTTTTTTTAAACGGCTGCTTGTTGTCCCCTTCCGGTGATTTGATTGTTCTTCTGTTTccattttctttattttgcagTCGAGAAGGTACCTCCTCCGCTAGTCACTGATATCCGCGAGTGGGTGAGCCAGGCTTTCCCCCATACGATGGGGATTCGTGAATGGTCGCCGTTCCACGAGAGATTTGAGCGTAGACCCTCTACTGGTGAGTCATCTCGTCCTGCCCTTAGTCACTTTGCCCTTTCTTCTGCATTTTCCTTCCCCTATTTCCTCTTTGGTTTAAGCATCTCTCGTTGGTGGGTCAGAGGGTCACGAGGAGGGTGAGGGCTCCCATACCTATTTTCCGTCAGTCGAGTCTCTCAATCGGACCTACACTAATTGTGGCTACAAGTGAGAGCGTTTAGGATGCTGCTACTTTAGAGACTACGACCCCTCCCAGACTCGGCCGTCAGGAGGAAGCTTTGATTCCCGCAGTTCATTTGGTGGACGAATCATCTCAGGACGATGGCAAAGAAGCTCAATTAAAGAGACGGAGAATAAAAGCTAATAGGGTACCCGGGATTGAGGGGCCTTCGAGGGGTAATCCCGTATTGGCATTGTTTGAGCCTGATGGTGATGCTAATTTAGACGAGGAGATTGTATCCCCTTGGGCGTGGAGGTGCTGCCCATTTTTGGCGTGCTGGAGTCTACCGTGGTAGGGGCAGATCCCAAAGGCCATTGCCATCATTCTGAGTGGTCCATCGACTTCACAATAGGCCCCTGCTCCCTTTTTGGCTAGTGAGAGGGAAAATGGCGTGGTTATAGATGATTATGAATCCAGTTGAGATATTGACCCTGAGGACATAAGCATGTTTGAAGCGGGGTTCACTCGGGTTGAGGCGGGAACGGACGGTTCCTCCCGCGTGATCGAGATTTCTTCGGATTGCGATTTGTTGGAGGACACGGTGAGCCTAGTGCCCCAATTTGAGCTTCTTTGTTCCGCCACTGAAATTAGGTCCCTTCAGGAGATCAGTGATGCTAGCCTATCACGGGGCGTAGCTAAAATGGCTTTGAGGGAGAGTTCTTTATTACTTTCTCCGTTTTACGTCTTCCACTCTTGctgactttttctttttgttttcttttctttcttctgaCTTTTATTTTGGAGACTGAGAGTATCCGCCGCGAGGAGAGGCGAGCTGCCGCTTTTCAGAAAATGGTTTCAAAGTACCACTGATACCGTGACAAGTGCTACGAGATGCATGCACGACTCAGGGCGGGCGGCAATTTTTAGTCCCTTAGAGAGGAATTGGAGCGGAAGGACGAGGACCTGCTACAGTCCATTGGCAGATGCAGCGAACTCGAGGGGCTGCTTAGGGCTAAAGAAGAAGAGCTCGAGGTGGGCAAGGGGGTTGTGGCTGACTGTGTTGATCTTCAGGTGAAGGTGGTAGACTTGCGGGCAGAGCTTGAGCAGAGTGCCACCAGAGTCACCGATCTAAGTGTTGAATTGGCGGAGAAGGTGACCAAGTTCGAAAAGAAGGCGACTGAGCTGGAAAGGCCTGAGGGAGCCCGAGTAGCAGCATTGGCGAGGGTTGCGACACTGGAAGATTCTATTCACGTTCTAAGGTCAGAACAAGCAACTGAGATGGAAACGGCCATTGTGAGGGAGGCGCGGCTTGATGAGCAAATTGGTGGGATTGAGGGAGATGTCTTGAGCCTGGGTGATCAAATTGTTGCTCTTGAGAATTAGAGGGAGCGATTGTTGGCTTTGATTGCTTCTCCTGCTTCCGCCTCTATTGACGTTCCTCGCCCTTTGTACGAGATGTTGATCCACGCTGAGGCTCAGCGGGATATAAATAAGGGCTTGTTGGCAGCGGGGAATGTTCCTGAAGCCACTTTCGAAGAAGTTTGCGTTAAAGCGCGTGAGGCCCGGCTTGCCCGCGATTATGACCCCGCGACATCGGACGTTAGTGGAGACGATGAGGTCGAGGATGGTCTTACCTTTGATGATGAACATTCTGATGGAAAGGGTAACGGTTGAGGTGAAGCCGCT of the Nicotiana tabacum cultivar K326 chromosome 7, ASM71507v2, whole genome shotgun sequence genome contains:
- the LOC107830784 gene encoding uncharacterized protein LOC107830784 — its product is MMLDLKRNFELNVSHVKCKRAKRMVLELLDGSFSDEYNKLEAYANELRGSNPSSDVVVTLSKSTLEEGRRRFLRMHMCFHALKMGFNLGLRPFIGLDVVEKENKNTWNWFLQLLQSSLDLKEGERITFMSDMQKSKQSFPKHITGIMLDILSLTGTNSTILRKTRMHGQHWIVDARDKPIIKMPDDIIIKTMNLLREHVEEVRSWRHDFSLKCKDLYNEYLQIAQTVCEVNTNGQNGYEVTEGSDKHCVNLVVKKCTCRSWDLIGIPCPHAIRAILHDSGDPITEINWWYSKEAFLLTYRHKIQHVKGEKVWKIEPSQAMEPPELVKLVGRPKVKRDRQKDEAVKK